CGGGGCGGTGGTCACCGCCAGGCCGGCAGTCACCGACAGGGCGAGCATGGCCGTGGTGGCAAGTCGAGCTGGAGCACGGAGTCGCATGGGATCCCTTCGATCCATGAGGGTGGAGAAGTGCGTGATGGGGCACGGCGCCACACAGAGCCGCACGGCGATGCGGGCGCGCTCGCCGTCAGGTCGCGCGGGCCGCTGCCTGTGCGCGGACGCTGGGCACGACTGCCCGGCGTGGGGGGTGTCTGCCGCGCGTGCCCTGTGCTTAGCGGCGGCAGAGCAGGGGATGGGGGCGGGCCGGGCGTTGTCCGGCATGTGCGCGGCCGGGCTCAAGGGCCCTGCGTCGAGCATCTTTTGGCGGAGCGCCATGTGCGGCGCGGCAGGAGCAGCTGCTGGGAGGCCGCCTAGCTCCTGCCGCGCGCCGCTCGCTCGGGGGAAGCAGATCTTCCCCGGGCGTAACACCGGTCGAGGATCTGGTAAATCCGCGACCGGCCCGGACGCGCCGTCGGGCGAGGTCGGGTGCTAGCCGCTCAGCCCGGCTGCGCCGAGGTCCTTCAAACGGTCCAGCTCCGCTCGGGAGCATCGGCGGGGAGCCGAGGCTGTGGTACGCGGTTTCCGCTGGTCCGTCACGTGCTTGGAGGTCATGCAGTTCGCCCCGTCTGGCTCGGGGGGCCTTTCTCAGGAAAGTGCAGCGGCCACGCTGTTCTCATGCGGCGCACTGGTCTATCCTGAGCAGCGCCGACGTGCTCGAACACGCCGGTGGAAGGCCCCAGTGGTTCCTCAGATCTGCTGGTGGTGACTCTGCTGAGAGTCGTTTTGCACAGGCCCTGTCAGGGGCCTGGTTTTGCGCTGGCGAGAGCGGGTGCCGAGACGGTGGCTCCAACCACCCTCTGGTGCCCGCCTCCTGGTTTATGCGGCGGATTCGTCGCCGCTCACCGGGCCAGCTCGCCGCTGGCCTGATCGGCTCTCCCGCAGGCGGGTTCGGCTTGTGCCTCACTCGTCCGATGGTTGGGCCGGGCTTGCATCGGCAACGCTAGGCATATGCGCGAGGCAGTGCCATTTCGGCAGTGCACAATCTCGCCGCTGACACCTGTCGGCTCTGCACCAGTCGGGCGTATGGCAGCCCGAAAGTGCACCTTCCTCATGACGGCCGTGCCGGGGGTGCACACGTCCCGGTTCCCGGCACGACTCATCCGGCACTTGGCAAACTTTGCGCCACTTCCCCAACACCCTGCCTGAGACGGCTGGTTGAGCGACAAAGCGACATTCCGCCGAGGGACTCTCGTGATCTTGCGGGGGTGAGTTTACCCTCCCCTGATGAGTCCTTTCCCGTGTCCCCCTAGGGACAGCGGTGGGGTTTGTGGTAGCCCTCCGTTGTGATCGACCTTCCCGCAGCGCCGATGCTCGCGACCCCTGTCGAGACGTTTGCACTTCCCGTCAACTGGTTTGCCGAACCAAAGTGGGACGGGTTCCGGGCCCTCGCAGCACGGGATGCTGATGGCTCCCCGGTGTTGCGGTCACGCGGGGGCAGTGACCTGGCTGCGGCCTTTCCGGAGATCACCGACGCCATTCGCCAGCTGGACAGCCCCGTCGTCCTCGACGGCGAACTGGTCGTCTGGGAGGAAACCAGGCTCGCGTTCGAACGGCTCACGCAGCGGCTGCACCGACGGGGTGCCGCCGCTCAGCGGGCCGCAGCCGCTTGGCCCGCCCACTATGTCGTGTTCGACCTGCTCCATGTGGACGGCCGGAGTCTGTTCGCTCGTCCATACGTTGAAAGGCGACGGGCCCTGGAGGACTTGTTCCGGCGAAAGAGTCTTTCGGCGCCCTGGACGTTGTGCCCGTCGACCGGCGACGCGGAGGTGGCCCGCAGATGGCTGTCCTGGTCCGCGGCCGGGGTCGAGGGCTGTGTATTCAAGGACGGCACGGAAAGCTACCGGCCAGGGGCGCGCTCGTGGCGGAAGTACCGCGTGCGCGACACCCTTGAGATGGTCGTCGGTGCGGTCACGGGACCACCGACCCGTCCCAGGAGTCTGCTGCTCGGCCGGCACGATGCGCAGGGACGCCTTCGTTATGCGGGGCGCACAAGTACGTTGTCTGCTGCCCATGCCCGCGGCCTGGACGGTTTCTTGCACCCGGTGCAGACGGATCACCCGTGGGGCGGGCGGTCCTTCTCCGCTGGTTGGGGATCGCAGGAGAAGCTGACGGTGTCGCTGGTCGTTCCGGAGACGGTCGTGGAGGTGAGCGCGGATGTGTCCAGGGATGCCCGCGGCCGTCTGCGCCACCCTGTTCGGTTCGTCCGGGTGCGGGCGGACATGCCCCCCGAAGAGGTGCCGCCCTTCTAGGTCCGCAGACCGGAGGAAGGAGAGGGATGAAAGCCCGGCACCGCGGCGGTCAGCAGGCGACTACCGTCAGGTTTGGCCGATCTGAGCGCAGGTCAGGCTGGCCGGTGACGACATGCAGCGCGAACTGGAGATCGCGTACGCCAGTCAGGGTGGCCAGATCACGCTGCATATGGCCTTCCAGGGCGCGCAGGTGAGAACGGACCGTGACCTCGGAGAGGCCGAGCGCGCGGGCCGCGGGCTCCACGTGGGTGTCGAACGTGAGCCAGGCGAGGGCCGTGGACAGCAGGTCGCGTCGGTCCGCCTGGGCCGGCCGGACCAGGGTATGTGCCCAGGCGTGCACCTGGGGTGAAGCCAACAACTGCGCCAGCGAGGGCTGTTCCGAGCCGGTCAGTTGCGGCGAGGCGGACGCCTCTCGCTGTGTGACCAGCTCCATGGCCAGGGCGACGGCGATGCGGTCACTGATACAGGTGAAGTCCATACGCAAAAGCTCGGCAGCGCGCGACGCGCGCCGCATGACGGTGTTGCGGTGCAGGCGCAACCGGCGAGCGGCAACCGTGTACGGGTAGGCCAAGGCGGCCGGAAGGGTTTCCCGCATGGACTCCCATTGCGTCTCGTCGCGCATCAACGGGTTCAGCAGCCGGCGCGCCCAGCGCTGCGCTTCCGCCTGCGGCAGCAGACTGACGAGGTCGGAGCCGTGCACGGAAAGGGCCACCGAGTCGGGCTGGAACGCGGCGAACCGCTGCGCGGTGACGGCCTCATGGAGCGCGTCGGCGATCAGCGTCATGGAGTACACGCCGCTGCCCCCCAGAGATGACGGCGGCCCCAGGGCTCCCACCAGGCGGGTGAGTTCGGCGGAGACATCCGCCCCGGAGTCCTCTTCGGGGCGGATCGGCTGCAGGATCAGTATCCGCCGATCGTCTCTTGGGGCAGGCACGACGAGAGCCTGCTGGCCGACGGATGTCCTGCAGCGGCGCACAGTCAGCTCCCGGCGTGCCGGCTGAGTTTCCACAACGAAGACGCGGGCGGTTTCTGGTTCCAGGAGCCCGGGCGCCAGATTGGCCATGACGCGCCGCGCCTTTTCGACCTCACCGTCCAGTAGAAGCTCGAACGCTGCGCTGCGCGCCGCATGCGAGGCACCGGAGGCTGCCCGGTACTCGCGGTGCGCCTGGTCCACGAGGCCCAGGAGTTTCGCCGCATGACGCAGCAACCGCAGGTCCGCCTCGTCGAAAGGGGTTTTGCGGGCCACCGCGAGTACGGTGTCCGCAGCCGAGGCCGGGGCCAGCGAGATGAGCTGGGTGTGAGGTCCGGACAGCGTCTCGGGGAGAACTCCGTCGACGGACTGGCGGATGATGGCCCGGGCCAACTGCTCTGCGGCCGTGGCCGGTGAGGCGGCGAGGACGCGCTCTGGTTCACTGACCAGAACCTGGCAGTCGAGGACCCGGGCGAGCCAGTCCGCGATGCGCTGCATAGCCCGGGAGTCGGCCAGCTGAGCTGGCAACTCCTGTACAAGTGAGCTGAGTTGGGCAGCACGGCGCTCAGCGAACATCAGGCGGGACTGCTGGATCTCCTC
This sequence is a window from Streptomyces sp. NBC_00582. Protein-coding genes within it:
- a CDS encoding ATP-dependent DNA ligase, whose product is MIDLPAAPMLATPVETFALPVNWFAEPKWDGFRALAARDADGSPVLRSRGGSDLAAAFPEITDAIRQLDSPVVLDGELVVWEETRLAFERLTQRLHRRGAAAQRAAAAWPAHYVVFDLLHVDGRSLFARPYVERRRALEDLFRRKSLSAPWTLCPSTGDAEVARRWLSWSAAGVEGCVFKDGTESYRPGARSWRKYRVRDTLEMVVGAVTGPPTRPRSLLLGRHDAQGRLRYAGRTSTLSAAHARGLDGFLHPVQTDHPWGGRSFSAGWGSQEKLTVSLVVPETVVEVSADVSRDARGRLRHPVRFVRVRADMPPEEVPPF
- a CDS encoding helix-turn-helix domain-containing protein; the encoded protein is MLTLGSLPTDRPELELTFVASGSPRTQAAEITGVVTVTPEQLLEDGIPSALPDGSLVLITGMSPFRLRGRITTVLDLLVQRMSRDGGVGLAVSAAPGARQPFPPAIVDRACGLGIALLISSAPTECWEGVHEEIQQSRLMFAERRAAQLSSLVQELPAQLADSRAMQRIADWLARVLDCQVLVSEPERVLAASPATAAEQLARAIIRQSVDGVLPETLSGPHTQLISLAPASAADTVLAVARKTPFDEADLRLLRHAAKLLGLVDQAHREYRAASGASHAARSAAFELLLDGEVEKARRVMANLAPGLLEPETARVFVVETQPARRELTVRRCRTSVGQQALVVPAPRDDRRILILQPIRPEEDSGADVSAELTRLVGALGPPSSLGGSGVYSMTLIADALHEAVTAQRFAAFQPDSVALSVHGSDLVSLLPQAEAQRWARRLLNPLMRDETQWESMRETLPAALAYPYTVAARRLRLHRNTVMRRASRAAELLRMDFTCISDRIAVALAMELVTQREASASPQLTGSEQPSLAQLLASPQVHAWAHTLVRPAQADRRDLLSTALAWLTFDTHVEPAARALGLSEVTVRSHLRALEGHMQRDLATLTGVRDLQFALHVVTGQPDLRSDRPNLTVVAC